The genomic window CGGCGCGCAGGCGGTGTCGGCTGCTGCCCACGACGCTCATGACGTAGCGTTCGGACGGGTCGAGGTTCGCGCGCCAGTACTGCCCGTCGAACCGCGCCTCGCCTGAGCGGCCCTGCGGGTCGGTCAGCACGGTCCAGTCGAAAGTGCCGCCCTGCTGCGTGCCAGGCATCAGCGCGCCGAGCTGTGTGGTCATCTGGTTCAGGGCGCTGGCGCGGACGTTCGCGGCGTTGACGGCGGGGAAGTCCGTCTGGGTGGGGTCGGGCAGGCCGGGGTCGGGGTACACGGAGCAGAAGTACGCCACGTCGCGCGGCGCGTCGGGCGTGTCAGGCCAGGCCTCGCGGGGGAGCAGCTGGTCCATGGGCGCCCAGGTGTCGAAGGGTTCGGTGAAGCCGCTCAGGACGGGCTGCTGCCCGCCGGGCTGGTCGGTCCAGCCGAGCGAGGTGAGGTCGCGGTTCATCCACAGCTGGTAGGACTGCGTGGGGATGCTCTTCACGGCGCTGGTCGCGGCGTGCAGGGCCGAGCCGGGCGTCACGAGCTGCGGCGCGACGAGCGGCACGGACGCCACGGACACGCCCAGGATCACCCGGTCGAAGTCCACGCCGCGTTTCAGCGTCACGCGCGGCAGCTCGCTGCCGGTGGCCTCCTGGTACACCTGCGGCCAGGTGCTCCAGTGGCTCTCCAGGTTCGCGCCGCTCTCTCGCAGCAGCTTCGCCTCGGCGGGCAGCAGCTGGTCCGCGTTGGGCGCGCTGGGCCAGCAGGCCAGCCCGTTCACGTACACGAAGGGATCGCAGTGCTCCGCGCCGCTGGCCACGGTCGCCTGCCGGGTCAGGTGCACTTCGGCCACCTCGTCCCCGTCGGAAATCAATTCGTTCAGCTGGTGGAAGAACTGGAACTTCACGCCGCGCGCCCTGAGCAGCTGGTAGGCGGGCGAGAAGATGGTGTCCCCCATCCCGGCCTGCATCTTGTACATGATGCTGCCCTTGTACGTCAGGCCGATGCGGATCATGACGCGCAGCATGGTGCCCGCCTCGGCGTTCGGGCGGCCGTAGTCGCCGCCGTCGTACGCGAAGATCAGGTCGTAGAAGCCGCGCACGACGGCGCTGTTCACGCTGTAGCGTTCGTTCGCGCCGTGCTTGAGGAGCCACTGGCGGAAGTCGATGTCGTTGATGACGTCCAGGCCGTGCTCGAGGACCCCGTCGCGCAGCATGCCCAGCAGCGTGGTCACGCCCAGGTCCAGGCAGATGTACAGGCGGCGCAGCGTGTCGTCCGCGTCCAGCAGCGCACAGACCTCCCGGTCGAGCCACTCGCGGATGCCCTGCAGCGCGTCGGCCAGCAGGCCGTGCGGGTCCTCGTGCGCGTGAATCATGGCGGGCAGGTCGCCCAGCAGCGCGCAGGCGCCCTCGACGGCGTGCACGACGCTGCTGGCCAGGTGCGCCACGTCCGCGCAGACGGTCGCGGCCAGGCCGCGCAGCCAACCCGGGTGCGCCTCGCCCGCCGCGACCGCCGGGGCGGGGGGGCGGTGGTGGCAGACCTCGGACACCCAGTGGCGCACCCAGGACAGCATGGCCTGCGCGATCTCCAGCAGTTCGGGCAGCTCGCGCCCGTCGCCGGGCGTGCCGGGCAGCGGCGGGAACATCAGCGGCCAGGGGCGCCACTCCTGCCCGATGTGCTCACTCAGCACGATGAAGTCGTGCGGTTTGAACGCGTCCTGCCAGGTGGCCAGCGGCGCGCCCGCCGGGCGGTCCAGCGCACCGTAGATGCCCTGAATCATGCGGAAGGCGTTCTCGTAGAACCCGAACCAGCTGTGCAGGCCGTGCTCCTCGATCCGCTGGCCGTACTCGGCGTTGCGGCCGCTGGCGCCCTTGCCGCCCAGCCGCCAGCCCATCTGGTACAGCGTGATCTCGTAGCGGTCCTGCCAGCCGGGCTGCTCGGTCAGGTGGTACGCGGCGCTGATCGCGCCGACCCCGCCGCCGATGATCGCAATCTTTTCCTTCGGAACGCGGGCGGGGGGCGTGACCTCTGCGGCCTCGGTGACGGTGAAGTCGAACTGCATCTCGAAGGGCAGCAGGGCGCGCTGCTCGCCCAGCGTCAGGCCCAGCGTGTCGGCCAGCGGGAAGGACGCCACGTCATGCAGCGTGCAGGTGTACTCGCCGCCCAGCAGCCGCACGCTGCGGACCTTGTCCACGACGGCGGGGGCCGCCACGACCGCCTGGTACACGGCGCCGGCGCCGCTGCCGTCCGGGAACTGCTTCAGGAAGATCTGGTCCGTGCGGGGGTTCTTCAGCAGGGACAGCAGGTCCGCCCAGCCGCGCGCGTCGGGCGTCAGCGCCTCGGGGCCCAGGTCACGCAGCGCCGCCAGGACCAGCTCGGCCAGGTCCCCGACCTCGCTGGCCCGGCCACCGCCGGCGGGCGTCAGGTCCAGCAGGGGGTGCCACGCGATCTGCGTGTCCGGGCTGAACGGCTCGAAGGCCTTGACGCTCAGGTGGTAGTCGCCGCCCTGGCCGGGCGTCTCGGGCATGTGGTAGCGGCCGTCGTACTTGGGGTAGCCGTACAGCTCGCGGCCGTTGATCAGGGCCATGGTGTCGTCCACCCAGATGTGCGCCGGGTAGAAGTACAGCCCTGACCAGTGCCCGCGCTCGTCCTGCTGGCCCAGCATGACCCAGGTGATGATGTCCGTCTCGGTGATCCAGCCCCTGGCGGCGTCCTTGGGCGCGCCGGAGTTCGCGTGGCCCACGCGGGTGAAGGTCAGCATCACGAACGGCGAGAGCACCTTGAACGTCGCTGCGCCCTGCGCGGCGCGGTTGAGTCCGGCGTCCACGAACGCCTGGAGTCGAGTGAGGTCCCCACGCAGGAAGAAGCCGCGCATATCTGCCCCCGACAGGTGCAGGGGCGCGCGCATATTCACACTGCCGGGCAGGAATATGTATTCTGGTCTGAGCACTTTTTCACCTTTTCCTCACCGAATGTATCCCAGGTCGGCCTTCCACAGGGGGACCCACTTGAATTCACGCTGGACCACCCTGTGCCGCAGTCTGCTCACCCTGCTGGCCCTCCTGCCCGGCTTGGCCTGCGCCAGTGACGCGCGCCCGGCCGTTCAGGCGCAGACGCCTCAGGTCGGCGCGGCGCGGCTCTACCGCACGCCGCCCGGCGCAGCGCCGCTGAGCTTCCCGGCCAGCGGTGCCGACCTCGCCGCGTGGCAGGCGGGGCTCACGCCGGTCAGCCGGGTGCGCCTCACCGGGGATGACGTGTGGGTGGTGCTGAACCTGCGCAACCCCACCGCCCAGCGCGAGTGGGTGTTCGACCCGCACGGCACCCTGATGGAATTCGTGGACGCCCGCGTGTACCGCCCCGGCCAGCCCACCCAGGTGATCCGCACCGGGTACCGCGCCGAGCACCCGTACATGCTGCACTACGGCGCGGACCTCACCCTGAACCCCGGCGAGCAGGGCGTGATCGTCGCTCGGGTCCGCAGCCCGTACTTCGCGTCCCAGCCGGAATTCAGCGTGCCCAGCCGCGCCGCGTACCGCCGCACCGTGTCCCGCGAGAACGCCCTGATCCTGCTGGCCCTGGGCGCCCTGCTGACCCTGGCCATGTACAACCTGTTCGTGTACGCGGGTACCCGCAACCGCTCGTTCCTGTACTACGCGGCGTACATGCTCGCCTACTGCGCCGGGTGGGCCTTCACGTTCCACCTGCCGGCCGACGTGTTCGGCTGGCACGACCTGCGCTGGCATTACGTGTGGTTCTTCCTGCTGCCCATCCTGAACACGCTGTTCTACCGGCACTTCCTGCAGCTGCGCGCCCGCCTGCCATTGCTGGACCGCCTGAGCTTCGTGAACCTGCTGCTGCCGCTGACGCTGCTGCCCACCGCCTTCGTGCTGCTGCCCTACGCGCACGTCCTGGCAACCGGCGTGATCGCCGTGTGGCTGCTGCTGGCCCTGATCAGCGGCGTGGCGTCCTGGCGGCAGGGCTTCGAACCCGCCCGCTTCTTCGTGCTGGGCCTGCTGGCGCTGCTGGTGCCCGCGGCGATCATCCTGCCCGGCAACGTGGGCCTCACCCCAGACGTGCCCTTCAACTCCGAGCTGTTCACGCTGCTGGGCGGCACGCTGGACGGCCTGCTGCTGGCCTTCGCGCTGGCCGACCTGATCCGCCTGCTGAGCGCGCAGAACCGCGCGTCCATCACGCAGCTGCAGCAGGCGCTGCACCTGGCGCGCACTGACCTGCTGACCGGCCTGAACAACCGCTACGCCTTCGAGCAGGCCTTTGGCGCGCCGGACAGCGGCGAGCAGCTGCTGATCGTCATTGACCTCGACGGCCTCAAGCAGCTCAACGACCGCCAGGGGCACCGGCGCGGCGACGACCTCCTGCGGGACTTCGCCGCGCAGCTGCGCACCCTGGAAGACGGGCAGGTCAGCGCGTACCGCCTGGGCGGCGACGAGTTCGCACTGCTCGCCCCACCCGAGGCCGGCGGCACGCTCGCCGAGGCGCTGCGGCGCATCGAGGCGCACCTGCAGGCCGGGCCGTACCCACAGTCCGGCGTGAGCTTCGGCACGGCGCTGACCACCCCCGCGCAGCCCAGCATCCAGACGTTCGAGCAGGCGGACCAGCGCATGTACACGCACAAGCAGGCGAAAAAAAGGCACCGGGACACGCCCCCGCCCCTGCCCATCTGAAGCGCGCAAGAAACACACGCCCTTGCGGGCGTGTGGCTGTGGGTCACTCCGGATGGCGGCCGGGCCCCGCCGGGTTCAGTCCTGGCGGGCCAGCCAGCCGGCCAGCCAGGGCAGCTTGACCTGCACCTTCTCGCGCAGGCCGCCCCAGTAGCGTTTCGACCAGCCGTCCAGGTTGCGCTGCTTGCCGCGCGCGACGGCCATGGCCCCCTCGGGCACGTCGTCGTGGACGGCGCTGCCCGCCGCGATGAAGGCGGCGTCGCCGACCACGCGCGGGGCGATCAGGGTGCTGTTGCTGCCGATGAACACGCCCGCACCCACCTGCGAGCGGTGCTTGTTCACGCCGTCGAAGTTCGCGACGATGGTGCCCGCCCCGACGTTCGTTTCCTCGCCGATGGTCACGTCACCCAGGTACGCGAGGTGCCCGGCCTTCACGCCCGCGGCCAGCTGGGCGTTCTTGGTCTCCACGAAGTTCCCTATGTGCACCCCATCCGCCAGGACCGTGCCGGGCCGCAGGCGCGCAAAGGGGCCCACGTCACTGCCCGCACCGACCTCGGCGCCCTCCAGTACGCTGTGGGGCTTGATGGTCACGCCCTCGTGCAGGGTGCTGTCCGTGAGAACGCTGTACGCGCCGACCGTCACGCCCTCCGCGATGCGGGTCGCGCCGCGCAGGATCACGCCGGGTTCCAGGGTCACGTCCCGGCCGATCTGCACGGTATCCTCGATGGATACGGTCTCAGGCATGAGGATGGTCACGCCGGCGCGCATGTGCTCCTGCGTGAGGCGCGCGCGGATGATGCCCTCGGCCTCAGCGAGGCCGGTGCGGTCGTTGGCGCCCATGACCTCGCTGGGGTCGGTGAGTTTGAAGGCGTGCACCTCGGCGCCCTCAGCGCGGTACAGGCCCAGCAGGTCGGTCAGGTAGTACTCGCCGCTGGCGTTCTCGTTCGTGATGCGCCCCGACAGGGCGCGGGCGCGGGCGTCCATCAGGTACACGCCGCTGTTGAATTCGCGCACGGCGCGCTCCTGCGGCGTGGCGTCCTTCTGCTCCACGATGCGTTCCACCGCGCCGTCCGCGCCGCGGATGATGCGGCCGTACCCGGTCGCGTCGGGCAGCTCGCCGGTCAGGACCGTGAACGCGCCGCCCCGGGCGCGGTGGTCGTCCAACAGCGCCTGTAACGTGTCGGCGCGCAGCAGGGGCGTGTCGCCGTACAGCACGAGCACGTCCGCCCCATGGTCACTCAGGGCGTCCAGGCCCTGGATGAACGCGTGCCCGGTGCCCAGCTGCTGCGCCTGCCGCGCGAACACCACGCCCGCGCCCTTCAGGTGCTCCTCGACCTGCTCGGCGCCGTGGCCGGTCACGACGACCACGTTGCGCGCGCCCAGGTCCTGAGCGGTCTTCACGGCCCACGCGACCATGGGTCGCCCGGCGACGGGGTGCAGCACCTTGGGGAGACTGGATTTCATGCGGGTGCCCTGCCCGGCGGCAAGAATCACGACGTCCAGCGGACGGGTCTGTTCAGTCATAGCCTGCCCACTGTATCAACCTGCCCGCACCGGCAGGCTCCGCAGGCGAAAGAGGGTGACCCCGTACTGGGATCACCCTCTCTCGTGCTGCGGGCGTGGGCTCAGGCCGTGACTTCCGCCGGGGCGGCCGGTGCGGGCGCGCCCTTACGGCGCAGGCGGATCAGCATCCAGATGCTCGCGATGATCAGCGGAATGCTGATGAGCTGCGTGTCGGTCAGCAGGCCGATACCGGGCGCGTCCAGGCCCTGGTTCAGGTACGTCTTGAGGGTCAGGGGGTTCAGGCGGAACGTCTCCTCCCACCCGGCGCGCAGGATCGAGTACCACAGCCAGAACTGCCAGAACGCCCAGCCGGGAATGCGGCTGCGCAGCCAGAAGTACGCCGCGACGGACAGGATGATGCCGATGATCACGCCGTACATCTGCGTGAAGTGCACAGGCGCCGTCATGACCAGCTGACCGCCGATCTGCTGGCAGTACTGCGAGAGGTCCATGTCCGGGTTGGCGTTCTTGATGCACATGCCGTCATGGAAGGCGCGGGCGCCGGCAGGCCAGTGGAAGCCGATGGGCCAGCCGGTCACGCGGCCGACCGTGTCCGTGCCGTTCATGATGTTCCCGATGCGCCCGCCGATGATGCCGAACGCCACGCCGGGCACGCACAGGTCCGCGTACCGGTAGAAGTCCATGCCCTTGCGGCGGGCGTAGTACAGCATCACCAGGATGCCGCCGATCAGGCCCCCGTGAATGCTGATGCCGCCCTGGCGGAGGTTCACGATGTCCAGCAGCACGCGCGGGAAGGGGATGTTCTCGAACTGGTTCCAGGAGGTCAGCACGAACACCAGCCGCGCGCCCACGAGGCCCCACACGATCATCCAGAGAATCATGTCGTTGAAGAGGTCGACGTTCAGGCCGCGTTCGCGGGCCATGCGCGTGCCGACCCACACGCCAGCGACGATGCCCAGGGTGATGAGCACACCGTACCAGGCAATCGTGAAATTGCCAATTTGAAGGAAGATGGGATCCATAGGTCCCCCGCAGTGTAGAGCCTCCGCAGCGGGAACGCGGCCCGCCCGCCCGGAGGCAGGGGGCCGCGCGCAGGCGGGGACGCTCAGAAGCCCAGCGGGGCGGGCGTCTCGGTCTCCTCGGGGGGCACGACGCGGAACACGCGCGAGAGGATCACGCTGAGTTCGTACAGGACATACAGGGGCGCGGCCACGAGGAGCATGTTCATGGGGTCGGGCGTAGGCGTGATCACGGCGGCGGCGATCATGATGACGACCAGCGCGATGCGCCACCCGCCGCGCAGCATGGTGTGGTTCACGATCCCGATGCGGGTGAGGATCACCGCCAGGATGGGCATCTCGAAGGCCAGCCCGAAGGAGATCAGGAAGGTGGTGACCATGCCCAGGTACGATCCGATGCTGAAGTACCCCTCGACCGTGCCGCCCATGAAGTCCGCCAGGAAGGGAATCATGGTGGGCAGGACCATCTTGTACCCGAAGAGCGCGCCACCCAGGAACGCTACGCCCGCCCCCAGGATGAACGGCAGCGCCCAGCGCCGCTCGTGGGCGTACAGGCCCGGCGCGATGAACGCCCACACCTGCCACAGGATGAACGGCAGCGCTAGCGCCAGCCCCGCCCAGAAGGACATGTTCAGGCTCAGCATCAGCTGCTCGGTGAGTTGCAGGGCGACCAGCTTGACCTTGCCCGCCTGGTACAGGGTGGAGTGCGTCAGGGGTTCCTTGAAGAACTCGATCAGCTGGATGCGGTACTGGAAGGCGACGGCCATGCCGATCGCCAGGAAGATCACGCTGATGATGATCCGCTTGCGCAGCTCGTCCAGGTGATCGAACAGCGGGGCGCTGCTCAGTTCTTTGGGTGGGGTGGCGGGCATGACGCGCTCCTTTGCGGGGTTCAGCGGCGGTCGCTGATGGGCTCGCTGACCGGGGTGACGGGCGTGGCGGGCGTCACGGGATCCAGCGGGCGCGAGGGCACGTCCGTGACGGGCTCCCGGTCGGCGTGCGTTTCACGTTTGAATTCCTTGATGCCCTGCCCGAGGCCCTTGCCGAGTTCCGGGAGTTTCTTCGCGCCGAAGACGAGGGCGATGACGACAATGATCAGGACGATTTCCAAAGGACCCATGAGGTGCTCCTTGCGCTGCCCGCGCGGGCAGGATCGAGTGAGGTGTGGGGGTGTGGGGCCGTCTTACCTTGAAGGTATGCGAGCGGGGGGAAATCGGATGGGGGGCAGCTCACCTATGAAACCTTAATGGGGCTTGGTCAAATGACGGTGAAGGCCCCGCGCGGTCCCCAGCGTGCCCCGGCAGGCGCGGTTCAGATGCCCCGGACCTCTCCCTCCGACCAACCAGTTCAGATGCTCCAGCCGCCGTCCACGAGGATCTCCTGACCCGTGATGTACGCCGCCTCGTTCGTGGCGAGAAACGCAATGGCCGCCGCGACCTCGTTCGGCTCACCGAACCGCCGCGCGGGAATGCGGCCCTTCAGGCGCTCGGCGTCAGTGGGGTCGGCGTGCAGGGCGTTGAGGCGGTCGGTGGCGGTGTAGCCGGGCGCGACCGTGTTGCAGGTGACGCCGTCCGCGGCGACTTCCAGTGCCAGGGTCCGCAGGTGGTTCGTGACGGCGGCGCGCATGGCGTTGCTGACCGGGAGGTTCAGCGCGGGGCGGCCCACGGTCAGGCTGGTCACGGCGATGATGCGGCCCCAGCGGCGCTCGCGCATGCCGGGCAGCACCGCCGTCGCCAGTCGGGCGGTGCTCATGAACGTGGTCTGGAAGCCCTGCGCCCATCCCTCCTCGGTGACGGCGCTGGGCTGCGCGGGGGGCGGCCCGCCCGCGTTGCTGACGAGGATGTCCACCTGCCCGGCGGCCTCCACGGCAGCCCCCACGCCGTCCGGGGTGCCCACGTCCGCCACGACCCAGCGCGCGCCGATGGCGTCGGCGGCGCGGCGCAGCACCTCCTCATTCCGGGCGGCCAGCGTCACCTGCGCGCCCAGGCGGATCAGATCGTGCGCGGCGGCCAGCCCGATGCCGCGGCTCCCGCCGGTCACCAGGGCGCGTTTCCCGTTCAGCTGAAAGAGGCTCATGCGCCGAGGGTACACCGCACGGGCAGCCCACACGGCAGGCAGAACTGGCATGCTCGGGGCTATGGGCTGCGACATCCACGAGCACTACGAGATCCGCCGGAACAGCAGGTGGGAGCCAGCCGACCTTCACCCAGTGCCGGACACCAGTGGAATGAGCCCGGAGGAGGAAGACCGGATCTTGAAAGCCCACTGGGGGCATCCGCTGGATCTGGACCGGGATTACGACCTCTTCGCGCTGCTGGCCGGCGTCCGCAACACCATCGAGATCGAGCCGATCGCCGCCCCGCGCGGCCTGCCTGGCGATCTCAGCGCCGCCCTTCAGGCCGCCTGGACTGAAGCGGAGGTCTGGTGTCATCACCCGTCGTGGCTGACGCTGGACGAGTTGCTGCGCTTCGACTGGGATCAGCAGCTGCGGGATCTCGACCTGAGCGAGGTGGGCGTCAAGCGCCGCC from Deinococcus radiotolerans includes these protein-coding regions:
- the tatC gene encoding twin-arginine translocase subunit TatC — encoded protein: MPATPPKELSSAPLFDHLDELRKRIIISVIFLAIGMAVAFQYRIQLIEFFKEPLTHSTLYQAGKVKLVALQLTEQLMLSLNMSFWAGLALALPFILWQVWAFIAPGLYAHERRWALPFILGAGVAFLGGALFGYKMVLPTMIPFLADFMGGTVEGYFSIGSYLGMVTTFLISFGLAFEMPILAVILTRIGIVNHTMLRGGWRIALVVIMIAAAVITPTPDPMNMLLVAAPLYVLYELSVILSRVFRVVPPEETETPAPLGF
- a CDS encoding twin-arginine translocase TatA/TatE family subunit, yielding MGPLEIVLIIVVIALVFGAKKLPELGKGLGQGIKEFKRETHADREPVTDVPSRPLDPVTPATPVTPVSEPISDRR
- the lgt gene encoding prolipoprotein diacylglyceryl transferase, which gives rise to MDPIFLQIGNFTIAWYGVLITLGIVAGVWVGTRMARERGLNVDLFNDMILWMIVWGLVGARLVFVLTSWNQFENIPFPRVLLDIVNLRQGGISIHGGLIGGILVMLYYARRKGMDFYRYADLCVPGVAFGIIGGRIGNIMNGTDTVGRVTGWPIGFHWPAGARAFHDGMCIKNANPDMDLSQYCQQIGGQLVMTAPVHFTQMYGVIIGIILSVAAYFWLRSRIPGWAFWQFWLWYSILRAGWEETFRLNPLTLKTYLNQGLDAPGIGLLTDTQLISIPLIIASIWMLIRLRRKGAPAPAAPAEVTA
- a CDS encoding SDR family oxidoreductase — its product is MSLFQLNGKRALVTGGSRGIGLAAAHDLIRLGAQVTLAARNEEVLRRAADAIGARWVVADVGTPDGVGAAVEAAGQVDILVSNAGGPPPAQPSAVTEEGWAQGFQTTFMSTARLATAVLPGMRERRWGRIIAVTSLTVGRPALNLPVSNAMRAAVTNHLRTLALEVAADGVTCNTVAPGYTATDRLNALHADPTDAERLKGRIPARRFGEPNEVAAAIAFLATNEAAYITGQEILVDGGWSI
- the glmU gene encoding bifunctional UDP-N-acetylglucosamine diphosphorylase/glucosamine-1-phosphate N-acetyltransferase GlmU, with amino-acid sequence MTEQTRPLDVVILAAGQGTRMKSSLPKVLHPVAGRPMVAWAVKTAQDLGARNVVVVTGHGAEQVEEHLKGAGVVFARQAQQLGTGHAFIQGLDALSDHGADVLVLYGDTPLLRADTLQALLDDHRARGGAFTVLTGELPDATGYGRIIRGADGAVERIVEQKDATPQERAVREFNSGVYLMDARARALSGRITNENASGEYYLTDLLGLYRAEGAEVHAFKLTDPSEVMGANDRTGLAEAEGIIRARLTQEHMRAGVTILMPETVSIEDTVQIGRDVTLEPGVILRGATRIAEGVTVGAYSVLTDSTLHEGVTIKPHSVLEGAEVGAGSDVGPFARLRPGTVLADGVHIGNFVETKNAQLAAGVKAGHLAYLGDVTIGEETNVGAGTIVANFDGVNKHRSQVGAGVFIGSNSTLIAPRVVGDAAFIAAGSAVHDDVPEGAMAVARGKQRNLDGWSKRYWGGLREKVQVKLPWLAGWLARQD
- a CDS encoding NAD(P)-binding protein; translation: MRAPLHLSGADMRGFFLRGDLTRLQAFVDAGLNRAAQGAATFKVLSPFVMLTFTRVGHANSGAPKDAARGWITETDIITWVMLGQQDERGHWSGLYFYPAHIWVDDTMALINGRELYGYPKYDGRYHMPETPGQGGDYHLSVKAFEPFSPDTQIAWHPLLDLTPAGGGRASEVGDLAELVLAALRDLGPEALTPDARGWADLLSLLKNPRTDQIFLKQFPDGSGAGAVYQAVVAAPAVVDKVRSVRLLGGEYTCTLHDVASFPLADTLGLTLGEQRALLPFEMQFDFTVTEAAEVTPPARVPKEKIAIIGGGVGAISAAYHLTEQPGWQDRYEITLYQMGWRLGGKGASGRNAEYGQRIEEHGLHSWFGFYENAFRMIQGIYGALDRPAGAPLATWQDAFKPHDFIVLSEHIGQEWRPWPLMFPPLPGTPGDGRELPELLEIAQAMLSWVRHWVSEVCHHRPPAPAVAAGEAHPGWLRGLAATVCADVAHLASSVVHAVEGACALLGDLPAMIHAHEDPHGLLADALQGIREWLDREVCALLDADDTLRRLYICLDLGVTTLLGMLRDGVLEHGLDVINDIDFRQWLLKHGANERYSVNSAVVRGFYDLIFAYDGGDYGRPNAEAGTMLRVMIRIGLTYKGSIMYKMQAGMGDTIFSPAYQLLRARGVKFQFFHQLNELISDGDEVAEVHLTRQATVASGAEHCDPFVYVNGLACWPSAPNADQLLPAEAKLLRESGANLESHWSTWPQVYQEATGSELPRVTLKRGVDFDRVILGVSVASVPLVAPQLVTPGSALHAATSAVKSIPTQSYQLWMNRDLTSLGWTDQPGGQQPVLSGFTEPFDTWAPMDQLLPREAWPDTPDAPRDVAYFCSVYPDPGLPDPTQTDFPAVNAANVRASALNQMTTQLGALMPGTQQGGTFDWTVLTDPQGRSGEARFDGQYWRANLDPSERYVMSVVGSSRHRLRADESGYRNLILTGDWLRTGLNAGCVEAATMAGMQAAQAVTGVRAPIHGEDDRLSPL
- a CDS encoding sensor domain-containing diguanylate cyclase; the encoded protein is MNSRWTTLCRSLLTLLALLPGLACASDARPAVQAQTPQVGAARLYRTPPGAAPLSFPASGADLAAWQAGLTPVSRVRLTGDDVWVVLNLRNPTAQREWVFDPHGTLMEFVDARVYRPGQPTQVIRTGYRAEHPYMLHYGADLTLNPGEQGVIVARVRSPYFASQPEFSVPSRAAYRRTVSRENALILLALGALLTLAMYNLFVYAGTRNRSFLYYAAYMLAYCAGWAFTFHLPADVFGWHDLRWHYVWFFLLPILNTLFYRHFLQLRARLPLLDRLSFVNLLLPLTLLPTAFVLLPYAHVLATGVIAVWLLLALISGVASWRQGFEPARFFVLGLLALLVPAAIILPGNVGLTPDVPFNSELFTLLGGTLDGLLLAFALADLIRLLSAQNRASITQLQQALHLARTDLLTGLNNRYAFEQAFGAPDSGEQLLIVIDLDGLKQLNDRQGHRRGDDLLRDFAAQLRTLEDGQVSAYRLGGDEFALLAPPEAGGTLAEALRRIEAHLQAGPYPQSGVSFGTALTTPAQPSIQTFEQADQRMYTHKQAKKRHRDTPPPLPI